In one window of Desulforhabdus amnigena DNA:
- the qrcD gene encoding menaquinone reductase integral membrane subunit QrcD: MDKALIPEGVRRCSLPAFGIWILVLAALIGWGVYAGVVVLIQALNVTGLNNHFGFGLYITADLAIIALGAGAFFSGFLYYGLSRFFPALRELHKIINLAVIVGFVCYTGALAVLLLEIGQPLRGWFGYWHANVHSMLTEVIFCITCYAIVLVIEYVPIVLKNRKLDAIHPVRIFGHTLHDMMAIFALTGTFLSFFHQGSLGGVAGVLFARPFAYRTGFFVWPWTFFLFILSAIASGPAFTALVCRSMEIVTRKKLVDRSVYELISKIVGTLLSIYILLKIADTVYWAFFLSPELGFKLGDYYRAPYGMWLLFTEIILCGVLPAILLTASRGRQNHFIVFSSFLLVCIGVIINRFVMTVQTLATPVMPFDKWEVYVPTIYEWAPIIAMLAYCALILSLSYRYLPLFPREKELNTIS; this comes from the coding sequence ATGGATAAGGCGTTGATTCCCGAAGGAGTTAGGCGGTGTTCGCTTCCTGCGTTTGGGATCTGGATTCTGGTACTCGCCGCTCTCATAGGATGGGGAGTATACGCAGGAGTGGTTGTCCTCATACAGGCGCTGAACGTTACGGGTTTGAATAACCATTTTGGATTCGGACTTTATATTACGGCAGATTTGGCCATCATCGCACTGGGAGCCGGCGCCTTTTTTTCAGGCTTCCTATATTACGGGTTATCGAGATTTTTCCCCGCGCTTAGAGAACTTCACAAGATCATCAATCTTGCGGTCATCGTGGGGTTTGTCTGCTATACTGGAGCACTTGCCGTATTGCTTCTGGAAATAGGGCAGCCTCTTCGCGGATGGTTTGGCTACTGGCATGCCAATGTTCATTCCATGTTGACGGAAGTGATCTTTTGCATCACCTGTTATGCCATCGTTCTGGTCATAGAGTATGTTCCTATTGTTCTCAAGAACCGTAAGCTGGATGCTATTCATCCGGTACGCATCTTCGGGCACACTCTACACGACATGATGGCCATTTTTGCTCTCACCGGAACCTTCTTGAGTTTCTTCCATCAGGGTTCTCTTGGAGGTGTGGCCGGCGTGCTTTTTGCGCGTCCCTTCGCCTACCGGACCGGCTTTTTTGTCTGGCCCTGGACTTTTTTCCTCTTCATCCTCTCCGCCATCGCTTCCGGCCCTGCGTTTACTGCACTCGTTTGCCGTTCGATGGAAATCGTCACCCGCAAAAAATTGGTGGATCGAAGTGTATACGAACTCATCTCCAAAATCGTCGGTACGCTTCTTTCCATCTATATTCTTCTGAAGATCGCCGACACAGTCTATTGGGCCTTCTTTCTCTCTCCTGAACTGGGTTTCAAGCTGGGCGATTATTACCGGGCGCCTTACGGCATGTGGCTCCTCTTTACCGAGATCATCCTTTGTGGAGTGCTGCCCGCAATCCTTTTGACGGCTTCCAGGGGCAGGCAAAACCATTTCATCGTCTTTAGCAGTTTCCTGCTGGTCTGTATCGGCGTTATCATCAATCGTTTCGTAATGACGGTCCAGACCCTGGCAACCCCCGTGATGCCTTTCGATAAATGGGAAGTCTATGTCCCCACCATATACGAATGGGCTCCCATCATTGCAATGCTCGCTTACTGTGCGCTGATTCTATCCCTTTCTTACCGCTACCTGCCCTTGTTCCCAAGAGAGAAGGAACTCAACACCATTTCTTGA